One segment of Cydia amplana chromosome 16, ilCydAmpl1.1, whole genome shotgun sequence DNA contains the following:
- the LOC134655047 gene encoding general odorant-binding protein 1-like → MARSVLLSLVLLAMAVRKIESSSETMKTITSGFLKVLEECKQELNLQGHVISDLYHYWKEDYSLLNRDTGCAIICMSKKLDLIDSSGKLHHGNTQEFATRHGAASDVASKLVEILHACEKTHEALEDECMRALEIAKCFRTDIHQLNWAPKMDVIITEVLTEM, encoded by the exons ATGGCGAGATCTGTCCTGCTCTCTCTTGTATTATTAGCCATGGCTGTGAGGAAGATAGAATCGTCATCGGAGACGATGAAGACCATAACGTCAGGGTTCCTTAAAGTGCTTGAGGAATGCAAACAGGAG CTAAACCTCCAAGGGCACGTGATAAGTGACTTGTACCACTACTGGAAGGAGGACTACTCCCTCCTAAACCGGGATACTGGCTGTGCCATCATCTGCATGAGTAAGAAGCTGGACCTCATCGATTCAAGTGGAAAACTTCACCATGGAAACACTCAGGAGTTTGCCACTAGGCATGGCGCTG CAAGCGATGTAGCCTCAAAGCTAGTTGAAATCCTCCACGCCTGCGAAAAGACCCACGAGGCGCTAGAAGACGAATGTATGAGGGCGCTGGAGATTGCCAAATGCTTCCGCACAGACATACACCAGCTCAACTGGGCTCCCAAGATGGACGTTATTATTACTGAGGTGCTTACTGAAATGTAG